One genomic segment of Methylomagnum ishizawai includes these proteins:
- a CDS encoding ABC transporter ATP-binding protein produces the protein MNQVWTRFGAQVVHSGIDLEVRRAEIFAVIGGSGSGKSTLLREMILLQRPDSGSIRVLGVDLKDIDDDGALALRRRWGVMFQHGGLFGSLTVRENVGLPLREHTGLADGLIDEIAAWKLAMTGLAPKVGGQYPSELSGGMLIGVLRRGRAGRGGREVSGQILSRIAGMPQEEAQHGIRGVRSLGVGIRAGRAPA, from the coding sequence ATGAACCAGGTTTGGACCCGTTTCGGCGCGCAGGTCGTGCATTCCGGCATCGACCTCGAAGTCCGCCGCGCCGAAATCTTCGCGGTGATCGGCGGCAGCGGTTCCGGCAAATCGACCTTGCTGCGCGAAATGATCCTGTTGCAGCGCCCGGATTCCGGCAGCATCCGGGTGCTGGGCGTCGATCTCAAGGACATCGACGACGACGGGGCGTTGGCCCTGCGCCGACGCTGGGGCGTGATGTTCCAGCATGGCGGCTTGTTCGGTTCGCTGACGGTCCGGGAAAACGTCGGCCTGCCCCTGCGCGAGCATACCGGGCTGGCCGACGGGCTGATCGACGAGATCGCGGCCTGGAAGCTGGCCATGACCGGCCTCGCGCCCAAGGTCGGCGGGCAATATCCGTCGGAACTCAGCGGCGGCATGCTGATCGGCGTTTTGCGCCGAGGCCGCGCAGGGCGCGGGGGCCGGGAAGTGAGCGGCCAAATCCTAAGCCGGATCGCGGGCATGCCCCAGGAAGAAGCGCAGCATGGCATCCGAGGCGTCCGGTCCCTCGGGGTCGGTATACGAGCCGGAAGGGCTCCCGCCTGA
- a CDS encoding transposase, giving the protein MSYPSDLSDAEWALIEHHFKPKDRRGSASKHPRKRIVDAILYVVEGGIKWRMLPKDFPPWQTVYDHFSRWNKAGVWEAALDEINARRRKKSIGPAPRAMPSSTRKASRPSTPARSGGSTAASS; this is encoded by the coding sequence ATGAGCTATCCAAGCGACCTGAGCGACGCTGAATGGGCGTTGATCGAACACCACTTCAAACCGAAGGACCGGCGCGGCAGCGCGAGCAAGCATCCGCGCAAGCGGATCGTCGATGCCATCCTGTACGTGGTGGAGGGCGGCATCAAATGGCGGATGCTGCCGAAGGACTTCCCGCCCTGGCAGACCGTGTACGACCATTTCAGCCGCTGGAACAAGGCCGGGGTCTGGGAAGCGGCCCTGGACGAGATCAACGCGCGGCGTCGAAAAAAAAGCATCGGGCCCGCTCCCCGAGCTATGCCATCATCGACTCGCAAAGCGTCAAGACCCAGTACGCCAGCGAGGAGCGGGGGATCGACGGCGGCAAGCTCGTGA
- a CDS encoding extracellular catalytic domain type 1 short-chain-length polyhydroxyalkanoate depolymerase yields MNGINQAMAEAARLTRTGQLHEATALIRRALQGGIAPAASPANADASADDIIDAEFTVIAPDPSATVGPDRADHKAQETAPPASTGRRKPASLDALMGSLKNPLGKSAMRPEPDRSNPDVWAGGRFIGDVFTHPAGTRHYKLYIPGGHRGQALPLVVLLHGCTQNADDFAAGTRMNALAEREGFLVLYPEQANAANPSRCWNWFKASDQLRERGEPALLAGLTQHIVRTHGLDARRVYVAGMSAGGAMAMVLGATHPDLYAAIGVHSGLPYAAAHDLPSALAAMRQDQPNLPGAMRGDDGNAILHPVPAIVFHGDRDATVHPGNGDRVLAQWTKAHAGGGRAKLRMRAQRGQVPGGHGYTRSRYHDPDDRVVLEHWLIHGAGHAWSGGSPSGSYTDPEGPDASDAMLRFFLGHARDPA; encoded by the coding sequence ATGAACGGAATAAACCAGGCGATGGCCGAAGCCGCGCGCCTCACCCGCACCGGCCAGCTTCACGAAGCGACCGCCTTGATCCGACGCGCGCTGCAAGGCGGGATCGCGCCGGCGGCCTCCCCGGCGAATGCCGACGCCTCCGCCGATGACATCATCGACGCCGAGTTCACGGTGATCGCCCCGGATCCATCGGCGACCGTGGGACCGGATCGGGCCGACCATAAGGCGCAGGAGACGGCCCCGCCCGCCTCGACAGGGCGTCGGAAACCGGCTTCCCTGGATGCCCTGATGGGCTCCCTCAAGAACCCTTTGGGCAAATCCGCGATGAGGCCGGAACCGGACCGCAGCAACCCCGACGTTTGGGCCGGGGGGCGGTTCATCGGGGATGTTTTCACCCACCCGGCCGGAACCCGCCATTACAAGCTGTACATCCCCGGCGGACATCGGGGCCAGGCCCTGCCACTGGTCGTCCTGCTGCATGGCTGCACCCAGAATGCGGACGATTTCGCCGCCGGTACGCGGATGAACGCCCTGGCCGAGCGGGAAGGATTTCTCGTCCTCTACCCGGAACAGGCGAACGCCGCCAATCCGTCGCGGTGCTGGAACTGGTTCAAGGCGTCCGACCAACTGCGCGAGCGGGGCGAACCCGCCCTCCTGGCCGGCCTCACGCAACATATCGTCCGCACCCATGGGCTGGACGCCCGGCGGGTCTACGTGGCGGGAATGTCGGCGGGCGGAGCGATGGCGATGGTCCTGGGCGCGACCCACCCCGACCTCTATGCGGCCATCGGCGTCCATTCCGGCCTGCCCTACGCGGCGGCCCATGACCTTCCCTCCGCGTTGGCCGCGATGCGGCAGGATCAGCCGAACCTACCGGGGGCCATGCGGGGGGACGATGGGAATGCAATCCTCCACCCCGTTCCCGCCATCGTCTTCCATGGCGACCGGGACGCGACGGTCCACCCCGGCAACGGCGACCGGGTACTGGCGCAATGGACCAAGGCGCACGCGGGCGGCGGGCGGGCTAAGTTGCGGATGAGGGCGCAACGCGGGCAGGTTCCCGGAGGGCACGGTTACACCCGGTCGCGCTATCACGATCCCGATGACCGGGTGGTCCTGGAACACTGGCTCATCCATGGCGCAGGCCATGCCTGGTCAGGCGGGAGCCCTTCCGGCTCGTATACCGACCCCGAGGGACCGGACGCCTCGGATGCCATGCTGCGCTTCTTCCTGGGGCATGCCCGCGATCCGGCTTAG
- a CDS encoding transposase produces MDGGKLVRGHKRHIVVDVLGHLLHVEVHAANLSDTVRGCEVMRRAAEKHPNIEAFSGDAGYRGTAVRFVSEKLGLVLHISERIVDGFAALPKRWIVERTFAWFGSFRRLSKDFETLTGTAENVIRIAMLRTTLAKCV; encoded by the coding sequence ATCGACGGCGGCAAGCTCGTGAGGGGGCACAAGCGGCACATCGTCGTGGACGTCCTGGGCCACCTGCTGCATGTCGAGGTCCACGCCGCCAACCTGAGCGACACCGTGCGCGGCTGCGAGGTCATGCGCCGGGCGGCGGAGAAGCATCCCAACATCGAGGCGTTCTCCGGCGACGCGGGCTATCGCGGCACGGCGGTCCGGTTCGTGAGCGAGAAGCTGGGCTTGGTGCTGCACATCTCCGAACGGATCGTGGACGGCTTCGCCGCCCTGCCGAAGCGCTGGATCGTCGAGCGGACGTTCGCCTGGTTCGGCTCGTTCCGCCGCTTGAGCAAGGATTTCGAAACCCTCACCGGCACCGCCGAGAACGTCATCCGCATCGCCATGCTGAGGACCACCCTTGCAAAATGCGTCTGA
- a CDS encoding RNA recognition motif domain-containing protein, whose amino-acid sequence MSKKLYVGNLSYGIDNRELEEMFAAHGVVESATIIMDRDTGRSKGFGFVEMRNDHEARTAISVLHGRDFNGRGLTVNEARPREERGGFGGGRRF is encoded by the coding sequence ATGAGTAAGAAACTGTATGTCGGCAATCTGAGCTACGGCATCGACAACCGCGAACTCGAAGAGATGTTCGCCGCGCATGGGGTGGTCGAATCCGCGACCATCATCATGGACCGCGATACCGGACGTTCCAAGGGCTTCGGGTTCGTGGAGATGCGCAACGACCACGAGGCCAGGACCGCGATTTCCGTCCTGCATGGCCGGGATTTCAATGGCCGGGGCCTGACGGTCAACGAAGCCCGTCCGCGCGAGGAGCGGGGCGGCTTCGGCGGGGGCCGACGCTTCTAA